Proteins co-encoded in one Psychromonas sp. L1A2 genomic window:
- a CDS encoding PfaD family polyunsaturated fatty acid/polyketide biosynthesis protein, producing the protein MTQAVNKTPLISINKANVDWNWSVKEANLKKDATSLKKALLAIDKPLYFAKLQNDIAVCHELANTNNDAQAQSSVIAFAQAIKAEELGSETFKKAHNVKYAYHGGAMANGIASVELVIALGQAGFLCSFGAAGLIPDVIEDSIKRIQTALPNGPFAVNLIHAPSEEALESGAVERFLKLGVNTVEASAFLALTEHIVHYRVAGLSQNADGSININNKVIAKISRTEVAEKFMSPAPQKFLDKLLAAGKITALQAELALKVPMADDITAEADSGGHTDNRPFLTLLPTIIKQRDQIQAKYNYVVPLRVGAGGGIGTPESALAAYNMGAAYIVLGSVNQACVEAGASEHTRKLLANVEMADVTMAPAADMFEMGVKLQVVKRGSMFAMRANKLYELYSNYASIEDIPTLEREKIEKQIFRQNLDQVWEITKAFFHERDSDMLARAINDPKRKMALIFRWYLGLSSRWSNIGEKGREMDYQIWAGPSLGAFNSWVKESYLSDYEQRKAVDIALHLLTGAAYLARINQLSYQGVSVHSSLLNYQPEHSFVTP; encoded by the coding sequence ATGACGCAAGCAGTGAATAAAACACCATTGATCAGCATTAATAAAGCGAATGTAGATTGGAACTGGTCTGTTAAAGAAGCGAACTTAAAAAAAGATGCAACAAGTTTAAAGAAAGCATTATTGGCGATAGATAAACCGCTCTATTTTGCTAAATTACAAAATGATATTGCGGTATGTCATGAGCTTGCGAACACCAACAATGATGCACAGGCACAAAGCTCAGTCATTGCTTTTGCACAAGCGATTAAAGCAGAAGAATTAGGCAGTGAAACCTTTAAAAAGGCACACAACGTAAAATATGCTTACCATGGTGGTGCAATGGCAAATGGTATTGCTTCCGTTGAATTAGTTATTGCCTTAGGCCAAGCGGGTTTCTTATGTTCATTCGGTGCTGCTGGGTTAATTCCTGATGTCATTGAAGACTCTATTAAACGTATTCAAACAGCATTACCTAACGGTCCTTTTGCGGTGAACTTAATTCATGCTCCAAGTGAAGAAGCATTAGAATCAGGCGCCGTTGAACGTTTCTTAAAGTTAGGCGTTAATACTGTTGAAGCATCGGCTTTTTTGGCTTTAACTGAACATATTGTGCATTACCGTGTTGCAGGGCTGTCACAAAATGCAGACGGTAGTATTAATATTAATAATAAAGTGATTGCCAAAATATCACGTACTGAAGTGGCTGAGAAGTTCATGTCACCGGCACCACAAAAGTTTCTGGATAAGTTATTAGCAGCAGGAAAAATAACAGCATTACAAGCTGAGCTCGCGCTAAAAGTGCCGATGGCGGATGATATTACTGCAGAAGCTGATTCTGGTGGGCACACGGATAACCGTCCATTTCTAACGTTACTGCCGACTATTATTAAACAGCGAGATCAAATTCAAGCTAAATATAACTATGTGGTGCCGCTGCGTGTTGGTGCGGGTGGCGGTATTGGAACACCTGAGTCTGCACTCGCTGCCTATAATATGGGAGCGGCTTATATCGTATTAGGTTCGGTGAACCAAGCTTGTGTAGAAGCAGGTGCGTCAGAACACACTAGAAAATTATTAGCCAATGTTGAAATGGCGGATGTCACCATGGCACCTGCTGCTGATATGTTTGAAATGGGTGTTAAATTACAAGTGGTAAAACGTGGTTCTATGTTTGCTATGCGAGCGAATAAGCTTTATGAATTATATAGTAACTATGCAAGTATCGAAGACATCCCAACACTTGAGCGTGAAAAAATAGAAAAACAAATATTCCGTCAAAATTTAGATCAGGTTTGGGAAATAACCAAAGCATTTTTCCATGAGCGAGATTCGGACATGTTGGCAAGAGCAATCAACGACCCTAAACGTAAAATGGCGCTGATATTCCGTTGGTATTTAGGCCTATCATCACGTTGGTCAAATATTGGCGAAAAAGGACGTGAAATGGATTATCAAATATGGGCAGGCCCGAGTCTAGGTGCGTTTAATAGTTGGGTAAAAGAGTCTTATTTATCTGATTATGAGCAGCGTAAAGCGGTTGATATCGCTTTACACTTGTTAACCGGTGCTGCCTATTTAGCACGAATAAACCAACTCAGCTACCAAGGTGTTTCAGTCCATAGTAGCTTATTAAATTATCAACCTGAGCATTCGTTTGTAACACCATAA
- a CDS encoding hotdog fold thioesterase has translation MENIAVIGIANLFPGSSAPEEFWQQLLQQKDNRTPITEAELGVKPEQYLGKKGESDKYYCLYGGYIRDFHFDAAEYLSNKGSANIKAQDLNQLDDLHQWSLYVTKRALQDAGYWQSERLKNCGLILGNLSFPTKQSNYLFMDLYRDVVELALQQTVHKNILLNAYAETKQVSAENALVAGYPAALLAQVNGLGGNYFALDAACASSCYSVKLACDYLQTGKADMMLAGAVSAADSLFVNMGFSIFQAFPENNRHAPFDKDSQGLFAGQGAGMMLLKRHSDAIKDGDNIYAVIKGGALTNDGKGEFVLSPNSKGQVLAYQEAYKDAQIDPLHVDYIECHATGTPKGDKVELSSMEQYFSQYNHKPLLGSAKSNLGHLLTAAGMPAMTKAIYALNNKVIPATINVDNAISTQQAYFSAAQIPTTTINWPENTHKPTAGVSVFGFGGSNAHLVLQAGDTPNTSNDKILNKVDKLAIVGMDCHFGSIDNLIDYQRLLTSNQNAFKALPKQRWQGIEQQKSVLNKVGLSNAPLGNYVSDFEIDFLRFKIPPNDQDSLIPQQLLMMKVADNALKDAKVIPGTNVAVLVAMGLELDLHQYRGRVNLHSQIQQSLLDQGIELNDQQLTELINISKQSINEPAQLNQYTSFIGNIMASRISALWDFSGPAFTVSSEENSVYKCVDIADNLLKTTDVEAVVIASVDLAGSFENISLRQRFNPVSENASVTSTPEQQSQWLVGEGAGAIVLKASNKANQAVTSEGVYANIEACLFTINNSTLNSNQTANDQLITRTLKQADITPEQVTQVEAFAVGNQHQLTNEYSTLSNHYKNAAIVSSKQTAGHCYNASGMVSLIASVLAVKNASSSNFLAINGLGMDNSIAHLILSNSNATKPIIAKSDAISKPSLIKKVTLGGKSIFDSICKEQHNPLVIQIQHKFNDKFGNKLDKQIDSNTKPNFNISNVDPMAEKMQRKVTEKMPRKVQLSPLTEAASNNTSKLNKTELTSENTVFTNVSHTIKQQSQTHQAFLRARFMAEKQISSLIKLQAQVSAGEVESNLQESDIGSQLLQPQSIKDQPIQPQPLQHQFTEHQQQASVMTEPQETIKPLGVIAIQGQSGYQYPDLQLIEQYNKPTKVVFDTAQLVEFAEGDIGKVFGDEYSVIDTYKRRVRLPTTDYLLVSRVTELDAKTHQYKKASMFTEYDIPLDAPFLIDGQIPWSVSVESGQCDLMLISYIGIDFQNKGERVYRLLDCELTFLEEMAFGGQTLRYEIHIDSYAKNGEQLLFFFHYDCYVGDKKVLIMRNGCAGFFTDEELADGKGVISTATDKAQLDAAKKSVFTPLIHNTQTHYNYQEMLKLVQGDIKGCFGDAYDQQGRNPSLKFSSEKFLMIERITKIDRNGGHWGLGLLEGQKELSPEHWYFPCHFKDDQVMAGSLMSEGCGQMAMFFMLWLGMNGQVNNARFQPMAGEAQTVRCRGQVRPQTNTLTYRMEVTDIGMSPRPFIKANIDIILDGKVVVDFKNLCMEIKEQVQNSPCPVELPTNVMLIGQSPVNKQSQSSSLNKNIESSLSGELLSLDTPDERGIKPFVHVDRPLMRVESDLTAATNKGVVPIKHFQAPLIQGQNRTPDSVPFTPWHLFEFATGDISQCFGPDFDVYQGRTPPRTPCGDLQVVTQVIDVQGERMDFKTPSSCVAEYVVPEDAWYFTKNTHQDWMPYSLLMEIALQPNGFISAYMGTTLKYPDKDLYFRNLDGHGELVKRIDLRGKTIVNKSVLLSTSMAGGAIIQSFSFDLSVDGETIYRGGAVFGYFSADSLTNQLGIDNGKVTLPWFVNHKIPQAKIKQIDLTNKQHNLFTVDEKKPAYRLAGGQLNFVDTVSIVEGGGDHKLAYIYGERTIDASDWFFRYHFHQDPVMPGSLGVEAIIELLQCYALTNDLGKQFKNPRFTTSNTKVAWKYRGQITPLNKQMSLDIHLTEIITTDSEVCLVGDANLSKDGLRIYQVKDIVLSIVEA, from the coding sequence ATGGAAAACATCGCCGTTATAGGTATCGCTAATTTATTTCCTGGCTCAAGCGCTCCAGAAGAGTTTTGGCAGCAGTTATTACAACAGAAAGATAACCGCACACCTATCACTGAAGCGGAGTTAGGCGTTAAGCCTGAACAATATTTGGGTAAGAAGGGCGAAAGTGATAAGTATTACTGTTTGTATGGCGGTTATATCCGTGACTTTCACTTTGATGCAGCCGAATATCTATCAAACAAAGGCTCTGCGAACATTAAGGCGCAGGACTTAAATCAACTAGATGATTTACATCAATGGTCTTTATATGTAACGAAACGTGCGCTGCAAGATGCTGGATATTGGCAAAGTGAACGATTAAAAAATTGTGGCTTAATTTTAGGGAATTTATCTTTTCCTACTAAGCAATCTAATTATTTGTTCATGGATTTGTATCGTGATGTAGTTGAACTTGCTTTACAACAGACGGTACATAAAAACATATTGCTAAACGCCTATGCTGAAACTAAACAAGTCTCAGCAGAAAATGCATTAGTTGCTGGTTACCCTGCAGCTTTATTGGCGCAAGTTAATGGATTAGGTGGTAACTACTTTGCGTTAGACGCAGCCTGTGCATCTTCATGTTATAGCGTAAAATTAGCTTGTGATTATTTGCAAACAGGTAAAGCAGATATGATGTTAGCAGGTGCGGTGTCTGCTGCTGATTCATTGTTTGTTAATATGGGCTTTTCTATCTTCCAAGCGTTTCCTGAAAATAACCGACATGCGCCTTTTGATAAAGACTCTCAAGGCTTATTTGCTGGACAGGGAGCGGGCATGATGTTGCTTAAGCGACATAGTGATGCCATTAAAGATGGTGATAATATTTATGCCGTCATTAAAGGTGGCGCATTAACCAATGATGGTAAAGGGGAGTTTGTCCTTAGCCCGAATAGCAAAGGGCAGGTGTTAGCCTATCAAGAAGCTTATAAAGATGCGCAGATAGACCCATTACATGTTGATTATATTGAATGTCATGCGACAGGTACCCCAAAAGGTGACAAAGTAGAGTTAAGCTCTATGGAGCAGTATTTTAGTCAATATAATCATAAACCTTTGTTGGGCTCAGCAAAATCAAACCTTGGTCATTTGTTAACGGCGGCAGGTATGCCTGCAATGACGAAAGCCATCTATGCTCTAAACAATAAAGTGATTCCGGCCACTATCAATGTTGATAATGCAATTTCTACGCAACAAGCTTATTTCTCAGCGGCACAAATTCCGACAACCACTATTAATTGGCCTGAAAATACGCATAAACCAACTGCTGGAGTGAGTGTCTTTGGATTTGGCGGTAGTAATGCACATCTAGTTCTACAAGCTGGCGACACACCTAATACAAGTAATGACAAAATATTAAATAAAGTCGATAAGCTTGCCATTGTTGGGATGGATTGTCATTTTGGTTCGATAGACAACCTCATTGATTATCAACGCTTATTAACAAGCAATCAAAACGCTTTTAAAGCCTTACCTAAGCAGAGATGGCAGGGAATAGAACAACAAAAATCAGTGTTAAATAAGGTCGGTTTGTCTAACGCACCATTAGGTAACTATGTAAGCGACTTTGAGATTGATTTCTTACGTTTCAAAATTCCACCCAATGATCAAGACAGCTTAATTCCTCAGCAATTATTAATGATGAAGGTCGCCGATAATGCACTTAAAGATGCAAAGGTAATTCCGGGAACTAATGTTGCGGTATTAGTGGCGATGGGATTAGAGCTAGACTTACATCAATATCGAGGAAGAGTGAATTTACACAGTCAAATTCAACAAAGTTTATTGGATCAAGGTATTGAGCTTAACGATCAACAATTAACTGAACTGATTAATATAAGTAAACAAAGCATTAATGAACCTGCTCAGTTAAACCAATATACTAGCTTTATTGGTAACATCATGGCCTCTAGGATTTCAGCATTATGGGACTTTAGTGGCCCTGCATTCACCGTATCAAGCGAAGAAAACTCTGTTTATAAATGTGTTGATATTGCTGATAATTTATTAAAAACAACCGATGTAGAGGCGGTGGTGATCGCAAGTGTTGATCTTGCGGGTAGTTTTGAAAATATCAGTCTAAGACAACGCTTTAACCCTGTTTCTGAAAATGCATCAGTTACTTCAACGCCGGAACAGCAATCTCAATGGTTAGTGGGTGAAGGTGCAGGGGCAATCGTTCTTAAAGCCAGTAATAAGGCCAATCAAGCTGTTACCAGTGAAGGTGTTTACGCCAACATTGAAGCTTGTTTGTTTACTATCAATAACAGCACGTTAAATAGTAATCAAACAGCGAATGATCAACTGATTACGCGCACATTAAAACAAGCAGATATAACGCCAGAGCAAGTCACACAAGTTGAAGCTTTTGCTGTGGGTAACCAACATCAGTTAACGAATGAATATTCAACACTGTCTAATCATTATAAAAATGCCGCTATTGTGTCGTCTAAACAAACTGCAGGACATTGTTATAACGCATCGGGCATGGTGAGTTTAATTGCTAGTGTGTTAGCCGTTAAAAACGCATCATCATCTAACTTCTTGGCTATCAACGGTTTAGGCATGGACAACAGTATTGCGCATCTCATTCTTTCAAATAGCAATGCGACGAAACCGATCATTGCAAAGTCTGACGCTATCAGCAAACCGAGCTTAATTAAAAAGGTGACGTTAGGTGGGAAATCAATATTTGATTCCATTTGTAAAGAACAACACAACCCATTGGTGATACAAATCCAACACAAATTTAATGATAAGTTTGGCAATAAGCTCGACAAACAAATTGATTCAAACACTAAACCTAATTTTAATATTTCTAATGTTGATCCTATGGCTGAAAAAATGCAAAGAAAAGTGACTGAAAAAATGCCAAGAAAAGTACAACTATCTCCTTTAACTGAGGCTGCTTCGAACAATACAAGCAAGTTAAATAAAACAGAATTGACCTCTGAAAATACAGTATTTACTAATGTCAGTCATACTATTAAACAGCAAAGTCAAACCCACCAGGCGTTTTTACGTGCGCGCTTTATGGCAGAAAAACAGATTTCGAGTTTAATTAAACTACAAGCACAAGTTTCTGCTGGTGAAGTTGAAAGTAATTTACAAGAGTCTGATATCGGTTCTCAACTTTTACAGCCTCAATCTATAAAAGATCAACCTATACAGCCTCAACCTTTACAACATCAATTTACAGAGCATCAGCAACAAGCGTCTGTGATGACTGAACCTCAAGAAACGATAAAGCCGTTAGGTGTAATCGCTATTCAAGGGCAGAGTGGTTATCAATACCCTGATTTACAATTAATAGAGCAATACAATAAACCAACAAAAGTGGTGTTTGATACTGCTCAACTTGTTGAATTTGCTGAAGGGGATATTGGGAAAGTATTTGGTGATGAATATAGTGTGATTGATACCTATAAACGTCGTGTTCGTTTACCGACGACAGATTATTTATTAGTAAGCCGCGTTACTGAACTTGATGCGAAGACACATCAATATAAAAAAGCATCGATGTTTACAGAGTATGACATTCCATTAGATGCACCTTTTTTAATTGATGGACAAATTCCATGGTCAGTGTCGGTTGAATCTGGACAGTGTGATTTAATGCTTATCTCTTATATTGGCATCGACTTTCAAAACAAAGGCGAGCGCGTTTATCGTTTATTAGATTGTGAACTGACTTTTTTAGAAGAGATGGCCTTTGGCGGTCAAACGCTACGTTATGAAATTCATATTGATTCTTACGCTAAAAATGGCGAGCAATTGTTGTTTTTCTTCCATTACGATTGTTATGTTGGCGATAAAAAAGTACTGATCATGCGTAATGGCTGTGCAGGGTTCTTTACCGATGAAGAGTTAGCAGACGGGAAAGGTGTGATCAGTACTGCAACGGATAAAGCTCAATTAGATGCGGCTAAAAAATCAGTATTTACACCGTTAATTCACAATACACAAACACACTATAACTACCAAGAGATGTTGAAGCTCGTACAGGGTGATATCAAAGGATGTTTTGGTGATGCCTATGATCAACAAGGTCGTAATCCATCATTGAAGTTTTCATCTGAAAAATTCTTAATGATCGAACGCATTACTAAGATTGATAGAAATGGCGGTCATTGGGGCTTAGGTTTATTAGAAGGTCAAAAAGAACTGTCGCCAGAACACTGGTATTTCCCTTGTCATTTTAAAGATGATCAAGTGATGGCCGGCTCTCTCATGTCTGAAGGTTGTGGGCAAATGGCGATGTTCTTTATGTTGTGGTTAGGTATGAATGGACAGGTTAATAATGCACGTTTTCAACCTATGGCTGGTGAAGCTCAAACGGTTCGTTGTCGAGGCCAAGTGAGACCGCAAACTAATACATTAACTTACCGTATGGAAGTGACTGATATCGGGATGTCTCCACGTCCTTTTATTAAAGCTAATATAGATATTATCCTTGATGGTAAGGTGGTTGTTGACTTTAAAAACCTCTGTATGGAAATTAAAGAGCAAGTCCAGAACAGCCCATGTCCAGTGGAATTACCTACTAACGTCATGCTGATTGGTCAATCACCTGTAAATAAACAATCTCAAAGTAGCTCACTCAATAAAAATATAGAGTCGTCACTTAGTGGTGAGTTGTTGAGTTTAGACACACCAGATGAACGTGGTATTAAACCTTTTGTACATGTTGACCGACCTCTGATGCGTGTTGAGTCTGATTTGACGGCAGCGACTAACAAAGGTGTCGTGCCTATAAAGCATTTCCAAGCGCCATTAATACAAGGACAAAATAGAACCCCTGACAGTGTGCCGTTTACGCCGTGGCATCTATTTGAATTTGCTACTGGTGATATTAGTCAGTGTTTTGGTCCTGACTTTGATGTTTACCAAGGTCGAACACCACCAAGAACGCCCTGTGGTGACTTGCAAGTGGTAACACAAGTCATCGATGTGCAAGGAGAGCGTATGGACTTTAAAACGCCTTCTAGCTGTGTTGCTGAGTATGTTGTACCTGAAGATGCTTGGTACTTTACTAAAAATACTCATCAAGATTGGATGCCTTATTCATTACTAATGGAAATTGCATTACAACCGAATGGCTTTATATCCGCTTACATGGGCACCACATTAAAATACCCAGATAAAGACCTGTATTTCCGTAATTTAGATGGTCACGGTGAGTTAGTTAAACGTATTGATTTACGTGGTAAAACCATTGTCAATAAATCAGTATTATTATCAACAAGCATGGCAGGTGGGGCGATCATTCAAAGTTTTAGTTTTGATTTGAGTGTCGACGGTGAAACTATTTACCGTGGTGGTGCTGTGTTTGGATATTTTAGTGCTGACTCATTAACCAATCAACTTGGCATCGACAACGGTAAGGTCACCTTACCTTGGTTTGTTAACCACAAAATACCACAGGCAAAAATCAAACAAATTGATTTAACGAACAAACAACATAACCTGTTTACAGTAGACGAGAAAAAACCTGCATATCGACTTGCTGGTGGGCAATTAAACTTCGTTGATACCGTGAGCATTGTAGAAGGTGGTGGTGACCATAAACTCGCCTACATCTATGGTGAACGTACTATTGATGCCAGTGATTGGTTCTTCCGTTATCATTTTCATCAAGATCCGGTTATGCCTGGTTCATTAGGTGTTGAAGCTATCATTGAGCTATTACAATGTTATGCTTTGACAAATGACCTAGGGAAACAATTTAAGAATCCTCGTTTTACAACGTCTAATACAAAAGTGGCGTGGAAATACCGTGGACAAATTACACCTTTAAATAAACAGATGAGTTTAGATATTCATCTTACAGAAATTATTACAACCGACTCAGAAGTGTGCTTAGTAGGGGATGCAAACTTATCGAAAGATGGTTTACGTATTTACCAAGTGAAAGATATTGTCCTGAGTATTGTTGAAGCTTAA